A portion of the Saimiri boliviensis isolate mSaiBol1 chromosome 1, mSaiBol1.pri, whole genome shotgun sequence genome contains these proteins:
- the PCARE gene encoding photoreceptor cilium actin regulator has protein sequence MGCTPSHSDIVNSVAKSGIQFLKKPKAIRPGGPGGSERGSIPLLVKNSTCYDAGEGLAEEQPRSRRNQTTAKGLCQLMRDPASGKRKDMEGLIPGTKSFSSQPNKSQSHMAKDIPFKTQGSHGFQGAELSGDESEESGTQDASKWKRTPKCHMSSTQSHCRQTIHPAHGSEGKVDFPEPLVKAHQHAYAYLHSSLSKYEAILHIIHQATQTRELLQPMVSFLLLCFEEISQLLREISKDGEALLQEVREDLARPLKKREPQEQPDLLQQLLQYTVSKLQGLNGTVASLTSSFLEGSSSYLHSTATHLENKLSTKKNVDERVLRALGQLESLASGCGDPGVQGLPLCSEDSGIGADSESVQSGDKLGKQTSWDLAPDPEEWKSVTSPHTEAGRSGHTWQQSSFCMGSDRPQDCLFSGVSVAKVQPQAQDEAKSPCLSSTNPETITSLPLELGTSTSSDSFGIGVPVEAHLSKTSRLMDAPSLSDSEDSSSEEEEEEMSSMSVCAWQVKAPDSRPRSSPADRESPFQSHSRRLRSPQAQEMILKMKKAISERIKFVPVPSGHQDWSEEEEGRTAVPPRPSTVSGSRRAPERQRRSRSEPCLQSHVEDPTLQELRRVQRDLSRKLEAFYALGTKGQGQSQEQIPQPRAAAGWPNGACRVGPSNTTSRLKASLTKNFSILPSQDKSILQKCSPHPEGEQGKAEKLPDATLSGEVSEAAGAKDWNVRTCPTRTSVKKLIETFSPTESLRTLGDSKDSEESPYLRNSIMPPRFPMSRGLVPLYPKPQISPASGRESLKMGIGWKPLAPIFPPLPKAAAAKSGELSCEVEGNPEHLPPPPLEVLMDKSFTSLESQESSKSTESSPEETQEPGEAGPTRRTWASPKLRASVSPPDLLPSKSTASPTKPRSTEPGSGKSSCQPRKPALDLSHPPATSHSPEGKGGTSSQIEKAASLYRQPRKAIAWHHCSPPSGQNRTSESSLARLRQSRERSPPVGRKASPTRTHCVPQAEKRRRSLPSSYRPAQPGPSAMQTPPSPPLSPGAPSPLVSPRVLSPPTTKRRTSPPCQPKLPSPPPESPPAQCRVSSPPTQRPEASAPSSVPSPSPPMSLSQGHKETRDSEDSQAVITKVSGNTHSIFCPATSSLFEAKSPLSTAHPLSPAEAGGPLGNAAGCWRSSSGPWLRADSQRRAALCALNPLPFFRRTASDRQPGARLQPPDPTSASCESQLGQSSSSGESPKKDAEPGSSPCAPESQGSGRQASPPEFCVLGHGLQPEPRAGHVQDKLQPEAQPQQEEVS, from the coding sequence ATGGGCTGTACACCTTCACACAGTGACATCGTAAACAGCGTTGCAAAGAGTGGCATTCAGTTCTTGAAAAAACCCAAAGCCATTCGGCCAGGAGGTCCGGGTGGCAGTGAAAGAGGTTCCATCCCTCTGCTGGTTAAAAACTCCACCTGCTATGACGCTGGGGAGGGCCTGGCAGAGGAGCAGCCACGTTCCAGGAGGAACCAAACCACAGCTAAAGGTCTTTGTCAGCTCATGAGAGATCCTGCTTCAGGCAAAAGGAAAGATATGGAAGGACTAATCCCAGGAACCAAAAGCTTTTCATCCCAGCCCAACAAATCCCAAAGCCACATGGCTAAAGACATTCCATTCAAGACACAGGGTTCCCATGGATTTCAAGGGGCAGAACTTTCTGGAGATGAGAGTGAGGAAAGTGGTACCCAAGATGCTTCCAAATGGAAAAGGACACCAAAATGCCACATGTCAAGCACACAGAGTCACTGCCGCCAAACCATCCACCCTGCTCATGGGTCTGAAGGCAAAGTGGACTTCCCGGAGCCGCTGGTAAAGGCCCACCAACATGCTTATGCctatctgcactccagcctctccaAATACGAAGCAATTCTGCACATCATCCATCAGGCCACCCAGACCCGGGAGCTGCTGCAGCCCATGGTCAGCTTCCTGCTGCTGTGCTTTGAGGAGATCAGCCAGCTATTGAGGGAGATCTCCAAGGATGGAGAAGCGCTCCTGCAGGAAGTTAGGGAGGATCTGGCTCGGCCTTTGAAGAAAAGGGAGCCTCAGGAGCAGCCAGACCTCCTGCAACAGCTGCTGCAGTACACAGTCAGCAAGCTGCAGGGGCTCAATGGCACGGTGGCCTCGCTCACCAGCAGCTTCCTGGAGGGCTCCAGCAGCTACCTCCACTCCACCGCAACCCACTTGGAAAATAAGCTGAGCACAAAAAAGAATGTGGATGAACGCGTCCTGAGGGCTCTGGGGCAGCTAGAGAGCCTGGCGAGTGGCTGTGGCGACCCTGGAGTGCAGGGTCTCCCCTTATGCTCGGAGGACAGTGGCATTGGTGCTGACAGTGAGTCCGTGCAGTCAGGGGACAAGCTGGGCAAGCAAACCAGCTGGGACCTTGCACCAGATCCTGAAGAATGGAAGTCAGTGACTTCGCCCCACACAGAGGCCGGGCGGTCAGGACACACCTGGCAACAAAGTTCATTCTGTATGGGTTCAGACCGACCCCAGGACTGCCTGTTCTCAGGGGTTTCTGTGGCAAAGGTTCAGCCACAAGCACAGGACGAAGCAAAGAGCCCCTGCCTCTCCAGCACAAACCCAGAAACTATCACCTCCCTGCCTTTGGAGCTGGGGACAAgcacctcaagtgattcatttGGGATTGGGGTCCCTGTGGAAGCACATCTTTCCAAAACCTCCAGACTGATGGACGCTCCATCTCTCAGTGACAGCGAGGACAGCAgctcagaggaagaggaagaagaaatgagcagcatgagtgtgtgtgcatggcaGGTAAAAGCTCCAGATTCGAGGCCGAGATCTTCACCTGCTGACCGGGAAAGCCCATTTCAGTCCCACTCCAGGAGGCTTAGGAGCCCCCAGGCCCAGGAAATGATTCTGAAGATGAAGAAAGCAATCAGCGAAAGGATCAAGTTTGTCCCTGTGCCCTCTGGGCACCAGGACTGgtcggaggaggaggaggggagaacaGCGGTCCCCCCAAGACCTAGCACGGTCAGTGGCAGCAGGAGGGCCCCCGAGAGGCAGAGGAGGTCCCGGTCAGAGCCGTGTCTCCAGAGTCACGTGGAGGACCCCACCCTTCAGGAGCTGCGAAGGGTCCAGAGGGACCTCAGTCGGAAGCTGGAGGCATTTTATGCCCTGGGCACTAAAGGGcaggggcagagccaggagcAGATTCCACAGCCCAGAGCAGCAGCCGGGTGGCCCAATGGCGCCTGCAGGGTCGGTCCAAGCAACACCACCAGCAGGCTCAAGGCATCCCTCACCAAGAACTTCAGCATTTTGCCTAGTCAGGACAAGAGCATCTTGCAGAAATGCAGTCCTCATCCTGAGGGTGAACAGGGCAAAGCTGAGAAGCTTCCAGATGCCACCCTATCAGGAGAGGTCAGTGAGGCTGCCGGGGCCAAGGACTGGAACGTCAGGACCTGTCCCACCAGAACATCCGTCAAGAAGCTCATTGAAACTTTCAGTCCCACGGAGAGTCTGAGGACGCTGGGGGACTCCAAGGACTCTGAGGAAAGTCCCTACCTTAGGAATAGCATCATGCCCCCCAGATTTCCCATGTCCAGGGGGCTTGTCCCTTTGTATCCGAAGCCCCAAATTTCTCCAGCCTCAGGCAGAGAATCTCTCAAAATGGGCATAGGCTGGAAGCCCTTAGCACCTATCTTTCCGCCTCTGCCTAAAGCAGCGGCAGCCAAGAGTGGGGAGCTCAGCTGTGAAGTGGAGGGGAACCCTGAGCACCTCCCTCCACCGCCCTTAGAAGTCCTGATGGACAAATCATTTACTTCTCTGGAGTCCCAGGAAAGCAGCAAGTCCACAGAGAGCTCTCCCGAGGAAACCCAGGAACCGGGAGAGGCTGGCCCCACCAGGAGAACATGGGCTTCCCCAAAGCTGAGGGCCTCTGTGAGCCCCCCGGACTTGCTGCCCAGCAAGAGCACCGCCAGCCCCACCAAGCCTCGCAGCACAGAGCCAGGGAGTGGCAAGAGCAGCTGCCAGCCCAGGAAGCCAGCCCTGGACCTGAGCCACCCACCAGCCACCAGCCACAGCCCAGAGGGGAAGGGTGGGACTTCGAGTCAGATAGAGAAGGCCGCCAGCCTCTACAGGCAGCCCCGGAAGGCAATTGCCTGGCACCACTGCAGCCCTCCATCCGGACAGAACAGGACCTCagagtccagcctggccagacTGAGGCAGAGCCGAGAGAGAAGCCCCCCCGTGGGCAGAAAGGCCTCTCCCACGAGGACACACTGCGTGCCTCAGGCAGAGAAGAGGCGCCGGAGCCTGCCCTCCTCTTACAGACCTGCCCAGCCAGGCCCCTCTGCTATGCAGACACCCCCCAGCCCACCACTCAGCCCTGGAGCTCCCAGCCCACTGGTGAGCCCCAGGGTGCTAAGCCCACCAACCACGAAGCGGCGAACGTCCCCACCGTGCCAGCCCAAGCTGCCCAGCCCTCCCCCCGAGAGCCCACCCGCTCAGTGCAGGGTCTCCAGCCCTCCAACCCAGCGCCCAGAAGCAAGCGCCCCTTCCTCAGTTCCCTCCCCATCACCCCCAATGTCCCTGTCTCAGGGGCACAAGGAAACAAGAGACTCTGAAGACAGCCAAGCAGTCATAACCAAAGTGTCTGGGAACACACATTCCATATTCTGCCCGGCCACCTCCTCTCTGTTTGAAGCTAAATCGCCACTCTCAACAGCCCACCCACTGTCCCCGGCAGAGGCTGGGGGCCCTCTTGGGAACGCAGCAGGGTGCTGGAGGAGCAGCTCAGGGCCTTGGCTGAGAGCAGACTCACAGCGGAGAGCAGCTCTGTGTGCCCTCAACCCTCTGCCTTTCTTCAGGAGGACCGCTTCTGACCGCCAGCCGGGTGCCCGCCTGCAGCCTCCCGACCCCACCAGTGCCTCCTGTGAATCCCAGCTCGGCCAAAGCAG